The genomic interval GTGGCTCCGCCGACCAGAATGAGATCGTCGATTTCCGTTGGATCAACTTGGCCGTCCCGCAGCACTTTTCCGATGGGCCCCTTCAAGCGATCAACGAGTGCCTTGGATGCTTTCGCAAACGCCTCACGCGTGACCAGGACCGAGACGGCTTTCTCATTGATCTCGCCGTCGTCATTGGGAATGCGAATGCGAGATTGAGGTGCGTCAAGAAGTTGCCGCTTCGCCCGTTCACATTCCTCATGAAGTCGAGCGACCAGCAGTGGGGTCTTCAACTCCGCTGTCTCATACTCCTTGCCGAGCTGCTTGAGCACCGTCGCGACCAGCCGATTGGTGAAATCTTCACCGCCCAGATGACTCTCCCCTGCCGTCGAGATGATCTCCAGGCCTCCTTCGAAGATCTCCATCAGCGTCACGTCAAACGTGCCGCCGCCCAGATCGATCACCATCAGCTTCTTCACCGCCTCGCGTTCGTGAAACCCGTAGGTAAGGGCGGCCGCGGTCGGCTCGTTGATGATTCGCCGCACCTTCAACCCGGCCAGTTCGGCCGCCAGCTTCGTGGCCTTTCGCTGATGGTCGTTGAAATACGCGGGCACCGTGATCACAGCCTCTGTGACCGCTTCTTTCAAAAAGGCCTCGGCGTCATCTTTCAGCGATTTGAGGATCAGACTCGATAATTCCGGGGCACTGTAGTCGCGGCCCCCGAGACGGATTTTTCGGTTCGTCCCCATCCACCTTTTAAAACACCACGCACATTGGGCGGGGTGGGTCACACGAAGCTCTTTTGCCGGAAGCCCCACCAGCATGCTGCCGTCATCGAGCACGCCGACGACCGACGGAGTCAGCACACTTCCATGCACGTTGGGAATCAACTCGGGCTGACCGTCACGAAAGACGGCGCATAAGGAATTCGTCGTTCCCAAGTCAATTCCAATATCGAAGCCCATTCGACAAATCCTCGGCCTGCACGGAATTAGGTTGTGTGACGGTATAAGACGTGTCGTTGTATCACCGCATTTGAAACAGACATAGTATCCTGTCTTAGGATCAGTCTTTTGTCAAATACGATGCCGTGCTTGCCTCAAACCTTGGGGCGGCCGCGTTGGGGGGGGGGCTGAGGCGCCTCGACGGATATCACGTTCCATCTAGGCGAGACCTCCGCGCCCCAGGAAAATCTGTGCCCCCAGTTCGGACAAGCCGACGATTTCCAGGGTACGATCATGTGGCTGTTTGCGGAGAAACATGTTTACGAACGCGAGCGACTTGTCAGCGTGCCCCATTTCCGCCAATGCTTCGAGTCGCAGATGTGCTTTGCTGGCTGCTTTTTTTGAAATCCTTTCTCGAGTCGGGGCGACAAGACACCAATTGAACTTTTTTTCGCCGACACCCGCGGCTGGGAACCTGGGTTACTGGATCGCGTGAATGGCGTAACCGTT from Schlesneria paludicola DSM 18645 carries:
- a CDS encoding Hsp70 family protein, with protein sequence MGFDIGIDLGTTNSLCAVFRDGQPELIPNVHGSVLTPSVVGVLDDGSMLVGLPAKELRVTHPAQCAWCFKRWMGTNRKIRLGGRDYSAPELSSLILKSLKDDAEAFLKEAVTEAVITVPAYFNDHQRKATKLAAELAGLKVRRIINEPTAAALTYGFHEREAVKKLMVIDLGGGTFDVTLMEIFEGGLEIISTAGESHLGGEDFTNRLVATVLKQLGKEYETAELKTPLLVARLHEECERAKRQLLDAPQSRIRIPNDDGEINEKAVSVLVTREAFAKASKALVDRLKGPIGKVLRDGQVDPTEIDDLILVGGATRMPVVVDFVREFLSAEPLAKFNPDEVVALGAAVQAALISDNAAVSDMVMTDVCPFTLGVELAKEFGNYLEPGYFAPIIHRNTTIPVSKEQIFSTVATNQLEVTINVYQGEARKVKDNLKLGELSVKGIPPGPAGQPFLVRFTYDINGLLEVEACIPETGRKFQTVLTNHAADLTPKEIAAALEKMRKLKFYPRDDVKNKQLVLFCDRVVGEISPHLRESLEGAIDAFERAMSSGDREMFEVARSGLLIVLSSLGIEYESPEAEADQDDNELS